In the genome of Myxococcus stipitatus, one region contains:
- a CDS encoding carboxypeptidase regulatory-like domain-containing protein: protein MHSRLHITLGAALLLCTGACGNLENAPLRVGTIQGQLSEFDPAVAMVALVEDPEVRTTVDAAGRFKLEGVPTGAAELFIVATPEKAARVAVKVSGGKAVDVARVEARSAGFFEMRVKATHGERVAGVQVAVHETPFERLILDGAGRLRVGPLPDGCYALTLVGAGFPAVTTEACVGPGEKKELKLELVPNAGIVNRCGLTGCADGLVCAPGGRCVECVQDGQCGEGMMCKGFRCGAAGPSCGACGDNGSCDKGATCQPFSDGSQVCVKECTETVNEDEQDFAANRCEAGFTCQRGRCLPDPSRFVGCGALESMGAECVDDGQCQKQGLAKGVCLDNRCTVPCTEDLECPKLSHCQDTRLGRVCSVLTR from the coding sequence ATGCACTCGAGACTTCACATCACGTTGGGTGCCGCGCTCCTCCTCTGCACCGGGGCCTGCGGCAACCTGGAGAACGCCCCCTTGCGCGTGGGCACCATCCAGGGACAGCTCTCCGAGTTCGACCCCGCGGTGGCCATGGTCGCCCTGGTGGAGGACCCCGAGGTGCGCACCACGGTGGATGCCGCCGGCCGATTCAAGCTGGAGGGCGTGCCCACCGGCGCCGCGGAGCTCTTCATCGTCGCCACCCCCGAGAAGGCCGCGCGCGTGGCGGTGAAGGTCTCCGGCGGCAAGGCGGTGGACGTGGCTCGGGTGGAGGCCCGGAGCGCGGGCTTCTTCGAGATGCGCGTGAAGGCGACGCACGGCGAGCGCGTCGCGGGCGTGCAGGTGGCCGTGCATGAGACGCCCTTCGAACGGCTGATTCTGGATGGCGCGGGCCGCCTGCGCGTGGGGCCGCTGCCGGATGGGTGCTACGCGCTGACGCTCGTCGGCGCGGGCTTCCCCGCCGTGACGACCGAGGCGTGTGTCGGGCCGGGTGAGAAGAAGGAGCTCAAGCTCGAGCTGGTGCCCAACGCGGGAATCGTCAACCGCTGCGGCCTGACGGGCTGCGCGGACGGCCTGGTGTGCGCTCCCGGCGGCAGGTGCGTGGAGTGCGTGCAGGATGGGCAGTGCGGCGAAGGGATGATGTGCAAGGGCTTCCGCTGCGGAGCGGCGGGCCCGAGCTGCGGCGCCTGTGGCGACAACGGGAGCTGCGACAAGGGCGCCACCTGCCAGCCCTTCTCCGATGGGAGCCAGGTCTGCGTGAAGGAGTGCACGGAGACGGTGAACGAGGACGAGCAGGACTTCGCGGCGAACCGCTGCGAGGCGGGCTTCACCTGCCAGAGGGGGCGCTGCCTGCCGGACCCCTCGCGCTTCGTCGGCTGCGGCGCGCTGGAGAGCATGGGGGCGGAGTGCGTGGACGACGGCCAATGCCAGAAGCAAGGCCTGGCCAAGGGCGTCTGCCTGGACAACCGCTGCACCGTGCCCTGCACCGAGGACCTGGAGTGCCCGAAGCTGTCCCACTGCCAGGACACCCGCCTCGGACGGGTGTGCTCGGTGCTCACCCGGTAG
- a CDS encoding DNA-binding domain-containing protein: MKPVLKHFFDSMGAYLADPGHASLERLFAEHPGWAAPSSRVSLYGDFVRGHVRGALEKLFPLVRSAVGPDAWRLLVEDYTRTRPARHHEVNHLGEGFASFLADSLPARALAPFIPALARFEWTDFAVFASRVESPQQVAVLTPNPTLVVLEHSFRLCAYVRARGVGAPPAPGEELALVWRHPESLASYYLEATPHALLVLKMAVEGLSAAEVSAATGMPEADILDAVARLSRDGLVLAPLG; this comes from the coding sequence ATGAAGCCCGTGCTCAAGCACTTCTTCGACAGCATGGGCGCCTATCTCGCGGACCCCGGGCATGCGTCGCTGGAGCGGCTGTTCGCGGAGCATCCGGGCTGGGCGGCGCCGTCCTCTCGCGTGTCGCTCTACGGCGACTTCGTGCGAGGCCATGTGCGAGGCGCGCTCGAGAAGCTCTTCCCGCTGGTGCGGAGCGCGGTGGGCCCGGACGCGTGGCGGTTGCTGGTGGAGGACTACACGCGCACCCGGCCCGCGCGGCACCATGAGGTGAACCACCTGGGCGAGGGCTTCGCCTCCTTCCTCGCGGACAGCCTTCCCGCGCGAGCGCTCGCGCCGTTCATCCCCGCGCTGGCGCGCTTCGAGTGGACGGACTTCGCCGTATTCGCCTCACGGGTGGAGTCGCCCCAGCAGGTGGCGGTGCTGACGCCGAACCCGACGCTGGTGGTGCTGGAGCATTCCTTCCGGCTCTGTGCCTACGTGCGTGCCCGAGGCGTGGGCGCACCGCCCGCGCCCGGCGAGGAGCTGGCGCTGGTGTGGCGGCATCCGGAGAGCCTGGCCTCGTACTACCTGGAGGCCACGCCCCACGCGCTGCTCGTGCTGAAGATGGCGGTGGAGGGACTGTCCGCCGCGGAGGTCTCGGCGGCCACGGGCATGCCCGAAGCCGACATCCTGGACGCGGTGGCACGCCTGTCTCGGGACGGCCTGGTCCTCGCGCCTCTCGGCTGA
- a CDS encoding DUF692 domain-containing protein yields MAVVVTYARRHGLKSLGAGVGLRRSFYEELPRTERALDWVEIIPENFLSLGGRSHRALEACRERWPVLPHGVGLDIGGPDALDVDYVTGLAALVKHVDAPFFSDHLCYSRLDGVYLHDLLPLPFSEAVVEHVVPRVREVMARVGRPFLLENPSYYANMPGGTLSEADFLRHVVEEADCGLLLDVNNVYVNARNHGYDARAFVDALPLERVVQIHLAGHTTYPDVIIDTHGDRVCDDVWSLYRYVLERTGPVSTLIEWDQDIPSMAAVLDEADLARKVLREGEAR; encoded by the coding sequence ATGGCCGTGGTGGTGACGTACGCGCGAAGACACGGACTGAAGTCGCTGGGCGCGGGCGTCGGCTTGCGCAGGAGCTTCTACGAAGAGCTGCCCCGGACCGAGCGTGCGCTCGACTGGGTGGAGATCATCCCGGAGAACTTCCTCTCGCTGGGAGGCCGCTCTCACCGCGCGCTGGAGGCGTGCCGCGAGCGCTGGCCGGTGTTGCCGCATGGCGTGGGGTTGGACATCGGTGGGCCGGATGCGCTCGACGTGGACTACGTCACGGGCCTGGCCGCGCTGGTGAAGCACGTGGATGCGCCGTTCTTCTCGGACCACCTCTGCTACTCGCGGCTCGATGGCGTGTATCTCCATGACCTGCTGCCGCTGCCGTTCAGCGAGGCGGTGGTGGAGCACGTCGTGCCTCGCGTGCGCGAGGTGATGGCCCGCGTGGGCCGCCCCTTCCTGCTGGAGAACCCGAGCTACTACGCGAACATGCCCGGGGGCACGTTGTCCGAGGCGGACTTCCTGCGGCACGTCGTGGAGGAGGCCGACTGTGGCCTGCTGCTCGACGTGAACAATGTCTACGTCAACGCGCGCAACCACGGCTACGACGCGCGCGCCTTCGTGGACGCGCTGCCGCTGGAGCGCGTGGTGCAGATCCACCTCGCGGGACACACGACGTATCCCGACGTCATCATCGACACGCACGGCGACCGCGTCTGCGACGACGTGTGGTCGCTGTATCGCTACGTGCTGGAGCGCACCGGACCGGTGTCCACGCTCATCGAGTGGGACCAGGACATCCCGTCGATGGCGGCGGTGCTGGACGAGGCGGACCTGGCGCGGAAGGTGCTGCGGGAAGGGGAGGCGCGATGA
- a CDS encoding TetR/AcrR family transcriptional regulator, with translation MRYAPEHKQATRERILAAAETLFRKEGFAGASVERVMRAAGMTVGGFYAHFASKDSLLTEAVRAFFQHQHSRWLGGLEELRGAEFLNHFVRRYLNQNIRDNMETGCIMPSVLSDLTRAAPESREALAEGVEGLVAALRARVPGEEGVTGRQRALATVALLFGAMTLARATKGLPLSDEILEAARASLLAGGPPPTKKRH, from the coding sequence ATGCGGTACGCACCCGAGCACAAGCAGGCCACGCGCGAGAGAATCCTGGCGGCGGCGGAGACGCTCTTCCGGAAGGAGGGCTTCGCGGGCGCGAGCGTGGAGCGCGTCATGCGCGCCGCAGGAATGACCGTCGGCGGCTTCTATGCGCACTTCGCCTCGAAGGACTCGCTGCTCACCGAGGCCGTGCGTGCGTTCTTCCAGCACCAGCACTCCCGCTGGCTCGGAGGACTGGAGGAGCTGCGCGGCGCGGAGTTCCTGAACCACTTCGTGCGCCGCTACTTGAACCAGAACATCCGCGACAACATGGAGACGGGCTGCATCATGCCGTCGGTGTTGTCGGACCTGACGCGTGCGGCCCCCGAGTCGCGTGAGGCGCTCGCCGAGGGCGTGGAGGGACTGGTCGCCGCGCTGCGAGCGCGAGTCCCTGGTGAGGAGGGGGTCACCGGACGGCAGCGGGCGCTGGCGACGGTGGCGCTCCTCTTCGGTGCGATGACGCTCGCGCGGGCGACGAAGGGCCTGCCCCTCTCGGACGAAATCCTGGAGGCCGCGCGGGCGTCCCTGCTCGCCGGAGGACCTCCGCCGACGAAGAAGCGTCACTGA
- a CDS encoding PaaI family thioesterase, giving the protein MSEGDAGERTRTVTWADPRAGMAAAKSMSGLEYLSAIARGEVPGAPIARVLGFSLVEVSEGRAVFEVEPAEFHYNPIGTVHGGLAATLLDSALACAVHSTLPVGAGYTTLELHVNLVRAITGDTGRLTCTGEVIHVGGRVATAQGRLTDASGKLYAHGTTTCMVFRPSGPGGRE; this is encoded by the coding sequence ATGAGTGAAGGTGATGCTGGGGAGCGCACCAGGACCGTGACGTGGGCGGACCCTCGTGCGGGCATGGCGGCGGCGAAGTCGATGTCGGGGCTGGAGTACCTGTCCGCCATCGCGCGGGGGGAGGTGCCAGGGGCGCCCATCGCCCGGGTGCTCGGGTTCTCGCTGGTGGAGGTCTCTGAAGGGCGGGCGGTGTTCGAGGTGGAGCCCGCGGAGTTCCACTACAACCCCATCGGCACGGTGCATGGGGGCCTGGCGGCCACGCTCCTGGACTCGGCGCTCGCGTGCGCGGTGCACAGCACGCTGCCGGTGGGCGCGGGCTACACCACGCTGGAGCTGCACGTGAACCTGGTGCGCGCCATCACCGGTGACACCGGGCGGCTGACGTGTACGGGCGAGGTGATTCACGTGGGCGGCCGGGTGGCGACGGCCCAGGGCCGGCTGACGGACGCGAGCGGCAAGCTGTACGCGCATGGCACCACGACCTGCATGGTGTTCCGGCCCTCGGGCCCGGGAGGCCGGGAGTAG
- the fabF gene encoding beta-ketoacyl-ACP synthase II, translating to MQKRRVVVTGMGLISPCGTGVEKSWSALVRGESGVGPITLFDASQLDCQIAGEVKDFRVEDHIERREARRMDRFSHFAVAAADMAVADAGLKVTPGNAERVATIIGSGIGGIGSLEDTFRLVMEKGPDRISPFFVLQMVINMAPGYVSLRHGFKGPSWAPNSACSTSAHAIGEAMRGIQRGEFDVAVAGGAEAPISLLGVGGFAAMRALSLRNDAPHAASRPFDADRDGFVIAEGAGMLVLEALEHAQARGARILAELTGYGASSDAYHITQPAPEHEGAQRSMRAALKDAGMGPGDIGYINAHGTSTDVGDLLEAQGIAQVFGETARAVAISSTKSMTGHMNGAAGAAEAVISVLALTRGVLPPTINLQRQDPRITLDCVPNTAREVRVDAVMSNSFGFGGTNVSLIFRGMIS from the coding sequence ATGCAGAAGCGGCGCGTCGTGGTGACGGGAATGGGGCTCATCAGCCCCTGCGGCACGGGCGTGGAGAAGAGCTGGTCCGCGCTGGTGCGCGGTGAGAGCGGCGTGGGCCCCATCACCCTCTTCGACGCGAGCCAGCTGGACTGCCAGATTGCCGGCGAGGTGAAGGACTTCCGGGTGGAGGACCACATCGAGCGCCGCGAGGCCCGGCGCATGGACCGCTTCTCGCACTTCGCGGTGGCGGCGGCGGACATGGCGGTGGCGGACGCGGGGCTGAAGGTCACGCCCGGGAACGCCGAGCGCGTGGCGACCATCATCGGCTCGGGGATTGGCGGAATCGGGAGCCTGGAGGACACGTTCCGCCTGGTCATGGAAAAGGGCCCGGACCGCATCAGCCCCTTCTTCGTCCTGCAGATGGTCATCAACATGGCGCCCGGCTACGTGAGCCTGCGCCACGGCTTCAAGGGTCCCTCCTGGGCCCCCAACTCCGCGTGCTCCACCAGCGCCCACGCCATTGGCGAGGCGATGCGCGGCATCCAGCGCGGCGAGTTCGACGTGGCGGTGGCCGGCGGCGCGGAGGCGCCCATCTCGCTCCTGGGTGTCGGCGGCTTCGCCGCCATGCGCGCCTTGTCCCTGCGCAACGACGCGCCCCATGCAGCGAGCCGCCCCTTCGACGCGGACCGGGATGGCTTCGTCATCGCCGAGGGCGCCGGCATGCTCGTGCTCGAGGCGCTGGAGCACGCCCAGGCCCGAGGCGCGCGCATCCTCGCGGAGCTCACCGGCTACGGCGCCAGCTCCGACGCGTACCACATCACCCAGCCCGCGCCCGAGCACGAGGGCGCCCAGCGCAGCATGCGCGCCGCGCTCAAGGACGCGGGCATGGGCCCCGGCGACATCGGCTACATCAACGCGCACGGCACCTCCACCGACGTGGGGGACCTGCTGGAGGCGCAGGGCATCGCCCAGGTCTTCGGGGAGACGGCCCGCGCGGTGGCCATCTCCTCCACCAAGTCCATGACGGGCCACATGAACGGGGCCGCGGGCGCGGCGGAGGCCGTCATCAGCGTGCTCGCCCTCACGCGAGGCGTGCTGCCCCCCACCATCAACCTCCAGCGACAGGACCCACGCATCACCCTGGACTGCGTGCCCAACACCGCGCGCGAGGTTCGCGTCGACGCGGTGATGAGCAACTCCTTCGGGTTCGGCGGCACCAACGTGTCGCTCATCTTCCGCGGGATGATCTCTTGA
- a CDS encoding helix-turn-helix domain-containing protein → MNDNALNANVGLKLRGLRLARNIKQADAAKDLGVSPAYLNLIEKGKRVMPFPLLWKALRYFDQDPEQFMSTLGEGRVDEALAKLLDEPLLKSLDIDPESLQSLSAEPKLAGTVAALFNLYKNTRTQLENVLAQLNVEERTRAQGGAGNGTVPGVRFDYSPFDEVSDFLETHRNYFPEIEEQAEELRRDVSLERQLTSGQLVQLLERRFGYRVRFDTAPSGSSVVRRLDPEEQTLTLSPDLTEQPLKFQIAASMGLLMLDREKLVERILGAGRMRHAETQRLIKVNLANYFAGALMLPYGDFFKEVQRTRYDVELLSSIFGSTYETVAHRLCNLSDPKRPGIPFHFLRSDIAGNISKRYSGTGIRFATGGGSCGKWAVHLAFLNPSQLTRQYSMMPDGTTYFCFAKVQLQPIEGSIVKGTAYSIGLGTHAENAKFLAYGLPTHDLRKDAIPSGISCRFCERTDCNQRAAASYRFAFAFDEYTKKDCFFSPLLGYEQGDKQEKDRHHGHHGGSTAGAHAATGNGDPLHPGVNGADRSEKHDSLDKAARRRKGGDA, encoded by the coding sequence ATGAACGACAACGCACTGAACGCCAACGTGGGCTTGAAGCTCCGCGGCCTGCGTCTTGCCCGGAACATCAAGCAAGCCGACGCGGCGAAGGACCTGGGAGTCTCTCCCGCCTACCTGAACCTCATCGAGAAGGGGAAGCGGGTGATGCCCTTCCCGCTGCTCTGGAAGGCGCTGAGGTACTTCGACCAGGACCCCGAGCAGTTCATGTCCACGCTGGGCGAGGGCCGCGTGGATGAGGCGCTCGCCAAGCTCCTCGACGAGCCGCTGCTCAAGAGCCTGGACATCGACCCGGAGTCGCTCCAGTCGCTGTCGGCGGAGCCGAAGCTGGCCGGCACGGTGGCCGCGCTGTTCAACCTCTACAAGAACACCCGCACGCAGCTGGAGAACGTGCTGGCGCAGCTCAACGTGGAGGAGCGCACGCGCGCGCAGGGCGGTGCGGGCAACGGCACGGTGCCCGGCGTGCGCTTCGACTACTCACCGTTCGACGAGGTGAGTGACTTCCTGGAGACCCACCGCAACTACTTCCCGGAGATTGAAGAGCAGGCGGAGGAGCTGCGGCGCGACGTGAGCCTGGAGCGGCAGCTCACCAGCGGGCAGCTCGTGCAGCTGCTGGAGCGGCGCTTCGGCTATCGCGTGCGCTTCGACACCGCGCCCAGCGGCTCGTCCGTGGTGCGGCGGTTGGACCCGGAGGAGCAGACGCTCACGCTGTCGCCGGACCTCACCGAGCAGCCGCTCAAGTTTCAAATCGCCGCGTCCATGGGCCTGTTGATGCTGGACCGCGAGAAGCTGGTGGAGCGCATCCTCGGCGCGGGGCGCATGCGGCACGCGGAGACGCAGCGGCTCATCAAGGTGAACCTGGCCAACTACTTCGCCGGCGCGCTGATGCTGCCCTACGGGGACTTCTTCAAGGAGGTGCAGCGCACGCGCTACGACGTGGAGCTCTTGTCGAGCATCTTCGGCTCCACCTACGAGACGGTGGCCCACCGGCTGTGCAACCTGTCGGACCCCAAGCGCCCCGGCATCCCCTTCCACTTCCTGCGCTCGGACATCGCCGGCAACATCTCCAAGCGCTACAGCGGCACCGGCATCCGCTTCGCCACCGGCGGCGGCAGCTGCGGCAAGTGGGCCGTGCACCTGGCCTTCCTCAACCCGTCCCAGCTCACCCGGCAGTACTCGATGATGCCGGACGGCACGACGTACTTCTGCTTCGCGAAGGTGCAGCTGCAGCCCATCGAGGGCTCCATCGTCAAGGGCACCGCGTACTCCATCGGCCTGGGCACCCACGCGGAGAACGCCAAGTTCCTGGCGTACGGCCTGCCCACCCATGACTTGCGCAAGGATGCCATCCCCTCCGGCATCTCCTGCCGCTTCTGCGAGCGCACCGACTGCAACCAGCGCGCGGCCGCCAGCTACCGCTTCGCCTTCGCCTTCGACGAGTACACGAAGAAGGACTGTTTCTTCTCCCCGCTGCTCGGCTACGAGCAGGGCGACAAGCAGGAGAAGGACCGTCATCACGGGCACCACGGTGGGTCCACCGCGGGGGCCCACGCCGCCACCGGAAATGGCGACCCGCTGCATCCGGGCGTCAACGGCGCTGACCGGAGCGAGAAGCACGATTCGTTGGACAAGGCCGCCCGGCGCCGCAAGGGTGGTGACGCGTGA
- a CDS encoding tetratricopeptide repeat protein codes for MHPSEDTERAHLLEALQKQKNTLASLRITGSPTQVGQELVSLAEVHGLLEDHAASRQCYEEALALFKEAGYKPGQAQACFGLGVVKANFEDHRGAVELMAQAAMLFNETKDREGEAMCRACVGESLRALGQPEAAEEKYQEALILYRQTRNTERTARLLLDIGDIRMEKAEYEPARKRFLEAIPMLEKGEDPEALALGHLLLGESEGLLGQHEAARTHLLRAVELYQELHDHVYEARARWDLGLSCFYTQDLAAAREQLEAVLPLYEEQGRADEVAKVRNILAHFAARGA; via the coding sequence ATGCATCCTTCCGAAGACACCGAACGCGCCCACCTGCTCGAGGCGCTCCAGAAGCAGAAGAACACGCTGGCCTCGCTGCGCATCACCGGCTCGCCCACCCAGGTGGGGCAGGAGCTGGTGAGCCTGGCGGAGGTGCACGGCCTGCTCGAGGACCATGCCGCGAGCCGCCAGTGCTACGAGGAGGCGCTCGCCCTGTTCAAGGAGGCTGGCTACAAGCCGGGCCAGGCCCAGGCCTGCTTCGGGCTGGGCGTGGTGAAGGCGAACTTCGAGGACCACCGCGGCGCGGTGGAGCTCATGGCCCAGGCCGCCATGCTCTTCAACGAGACGAAGGACCGCGAGGGCGAGGCCATGTGCCGCGCGTGCGTCGGCGAGTCCCTGCGCGCGCTGGGCCAGCCGGAGGCCGCCGAGGAGAAGTACCAGGAGGCCCTCATCCTCTACCGCCAGACGCGCAACACCGAGCGCACCGCGCGGCTGCTGCTGGATATCGGCGACATCCGCATGGAGAAGGCCGAGTACGAGCCGGCGCGAAAGCGCTTCCTCGAGGCCATTCCCATGCTGGAGAAGGGCGAGGACCCGGAGGCGCTCGCGCTGGGACACCTGCTCCTGGGCGAGTCCGAGGGACTGCTGGGTCAGCACGAGGCGGCGCGTACGCACCTCTTGCGCGCGGTGGAGCTCTACCAGGAGCTGCACGACCACGTGTACGAGGCCCGCGCCCGCTGGGACCTGGGCCTGTCCTGCTTCTACACGCAGGACCTGGCCGCCGCGCGCGAGCAGCTGGAGGCCGTGCTCCCGCTCTACGAGGAGCAGGGCCGCGCGGACGAGGTCGCCAAGGTGCGCAACATCCTGGCCCACTTCGCCGCGCGCGGCGCCTGA
- a CDS encoding sulfite exporter TauE/SafE family protein, with product MTVLLLMVVGVLAGALGAMLGIGGGIVLVPALVLGFNVPLEEAIPASLLCVVANSCAAAAGYVDNHLSDIRLGLTLELSTVLGAIAGGLVAALLAPAMVAVVFGLFTLYVSLQMLFLRSPRAEPATLDDYRPTNYPLGISGSFVAGGLSALLGVGGGPLKVPLMSYGMHVPFKVASATSNLMIGVTGAASVAAYALRGHLKLALVSPLVVGVLAGAYAGGQLMPKVPTTVLKKLFALVLLVVAGQMLWKGGAGLWPSVWK from the coding sequence ATGACGGTTCTTCTCCTCATGGTGGTGGGCGTGCTCGCGGGGGCGCTGGGGGCGATGCTGGGCATTGGCGGCGGCATCGTGTTGGTGCCGGCCCTGGTGCTGGGCTTCAACGTCCCCCTGGAGGAGGCGATACCGGCCAGCCTGTTATGCGTGGTGGCCAACTCCTGCGCCGCGGCGGCCGGCTACGTGGACAACCACCTGAGCGATATCCGGCTGGGGCTGACGTTGGAGTTGTCCACGGTGCTGGGGGCCATCGCCGGAGGACTGGTGGCCGCGCTGCTCGCGCCCGCGATGGTGGCGGTGGTGTTCGGCCTGTTCACCCTCTACGTCTCGCTGCAGATGCTGTTCCTGCGCTCGCCGCGCGCGGAGCCCGCGACGCTCGACGACTACCGGCCGACGAACTATCCGCTGGGCATCTCCGGCTCGTTCGTGGCGGGAGGGCTCTCCGCGCTCCTGGGCGTGGGGGGCGGACCGCTGAAGGTGCCGCTGATGAGCTACGGCATGCACGTGCCCTTCAAGGTGGCCAGCGCCACCAGCAACCTGATGATTGGCGTGACGGGCGCGGCGAGCGTGGCCGCCTATGCCCTCCGCGGACACCTGAAGCTGGCGCTGGTGTCTCCCCTGGTGGTGGGGGTCCTGGCGGGTGCGTATGCCGGCGGCCAGCTGATGCCCAAGGTTCCTACGACGGTGCTCAAGAAGCTCTTCGCGCTGGTGCTGCTGGTGGTGGCGGGGCAGATGTTGTGGAAGGGAGGGGCGGGACTGTGGCCGAGCGTGTGGAAGTGA
- a CDS encoding leucyl aminopeptidase — protein MNFTFVTGDATLANGELLVIPLFEGELSEGAPVSLASADRALEGRLRGAATQEGFKGKADQSLMMHTLGRTTAGRVLLLGLGNRARFQPEVLRLALGRAAKAAQRLKVASIAVALPATPSSADAVRAVVEGLELGAYRFDKYKSSAREEKGTQKPVKVALVLPEGTEKSREVEDALALAKTVSEATNWARDLVNEPPNAVTPAVLAEAARKSAREHGLKITIGGKREIEKLDMGMFLGVAAGSTEEPRLIHVVYTPKNARDAKRPPLALVGKAITFDSGGLSLKPTEGMVEMKTDMAGSAAVLGAMQVIAAVKPPFPVHAFIGACENMPAGNAYKPGDILTSRLGKTVEITNTDAEGRLVLGDILTWACEHQPSAVIDLATLTGACIVALGNYIVGAFGDHDGAVNEVLQAARTAGEDMWRLPVSDLQKDALRSEVADMKNSGERWGGSINAALFLKEFVGETPWVHLDIAGPSNSPKERGYNAKGATGVGVRTLVEWVRLRAQNQATEAAEAPATSARPTRAARGSRKSARS, from the coding sequence ATGAATTTCACCTTCGTCACCGGCGACGCCACCCTTGCGAATGGCGAGCTGCTCGTCATTCCGCTCTTCGAGGGCGAGCTGAGTGAGGGCGCCCCGGTCAGCCTGGCCTCGGCGGACCGCGCGCTGGAGGGCCGCCTTCGGGGCGCCGCGACCCAAGAGGGCTTCAAGGGCAAGGCCGACCAGTCCCTGATGATGCACACGCTTGGCCGCACCACCGCGGGCCGCGTGCTGTTGTTGGGCCTGGGCAATCGCGCCCGCTTCCAGCCGGAAGTGCTCCGCCTGGCCCTGGGCCGCGCCGCCAAGGCGGCTCAGCGCCTCAAGGTCGCGTCCATCGCGGTGGCGCTGCCCGCCACGCCGTCCTCCGCCGACGCGGTGCGCGCGGTGGTGGAGGGACTGGAGCTGGGCGCGTACCGCTTCGACAAGTACAAGTCCTCCGCGCGCGAGGAGAAGGGCACGCAGAAGCCCGTCAAGGTCGCGCTGGTGCTGCCCGAGGGCACCGAGAAGTCTCGCGAGGTGGAGGACGCTCTCGCGCTGGCGAAGACGGTGAGCGAGGCCACCAACTGGGCCCGCGACCTGGTCAACGAGCCGCCCAACGCGGTGACGCCCGCGGTGCTGGCGGAGGCCGCCCGCAAGTCCGCGCGCGAGCACGGGCTGAAAATCACCATCGGCGGCAAGCGCGAAATCGAGAAGCTGGACATGGGCATGTTCCTGGGCGTCGCGGCCGGGAGCACCGAGGAGCCCCGCCTCATCCACGTCGTCTACACGCCGAAGAACGCGCGCGACGCGAAGCGCCCGCCGCTGGCGCTGGTGGGCAAGGCCATCACCTTCGACTCGGGCGGCCTGTCGCTCAAGCCCACCGAGGGCATGGTGGAGATGAAGACGGACATGGCCGGCTCCGCCGCCGTGCTGGGCGCCATGCAGGTCATCGCCGCCGTCAAGCCGCCCTTCCCCGTGCATGCCTTCATCGGCGCGTGTGAGAACATGCCCGCCGGCAACGCCTACAAGCCCGGCGACATCCTCACGTCCCGCCTGGGCAAGACGGTGGAGATCACCAACACAGACGCCGAGGGGCGCCTCGTCCTCGGCGACATCCTCACCTGGGCCTGCGAGCACCAGCCGTCCGCCGTCATCGACCTGGCCACGCTGACGGGCGCGTGCATCGTCGCGCTGGGCAACTACATCGTCGGCGCCTTCGGAGACCATGACGGCGCGGTCAACGAGGTGCTCCAGGCCGCGCGCACCGCGGGCGAGGACATGTGGCGCCTGCCGGTGAGCGACCTGCAGAAGGACGCGCTGCGCTCCGAGGTCGCCGACATGAAGAACTCCGGCGAGCGCTGGGGCGGCTCCATCAACGCCGCGCTCTTCCTCAAGGAGTTCGTGGGCGAGACGCCGTGGGTGCACCTGGATATCGCCGGCCCGTCCAACAGCCCCAAGGAGCGCGGCTACAACGCCAAGGGCGCCACGGGCGTGGGCGTGCGGACGCTGGTGGAGTGGGTCCGCCTGCGCGCGCAGAACCAGGCCACGGAGGCCGCTGAGGCTCCCGCGACGAGCGCCAGGCCCACGCGCGCCGCTCGGGGCTCGCGCAAGTCGGCGCGGAGCTGA